CACCTCACAAAATTAATAAAGACCACTAAATAATTACAAACCATCAAAGGGTTTTCAGAAAAACCAAAATATCCGCCTTCTCCTGCGCCGTGCATTCACGCCCGACCGTCCACTTACAATTACGCTTAAACCACTTATTTATTTTCTTACGCTGCGTCAGCCGCTCAGCATTAACACTCGGCGCCATCGCCTCAATCACCTTACCGGTTTTGATGTGCTTACCCGCCTGGCTAAGATCATCACCATGGCAGCTCGCACAGCTACGTTTTTGGCCCGTTTTCTTATCAACAAACGTGGTATCCCAAAACGACTTACCCGCCGCCCCATTCGCCTGAATACCCTGCTGTTGAAATTCAGAAATCATCTCATCAGCCACACCGGCTACCGCGACATTCGCTGCAAAAAAGATTGCAGCAGAAAACACCATTACTCGTCTCATTGCATCAC
The genomic region above belongs to Gammaproteobacteria bacterium and contains:
- a CDS encoding DUF1924 domain-containing protein, whose amino-acid sequence is MRRVMVFSAAIFFAANVAVAGVADEMISEFQQQGIQANGAAGKSFWDTTFVDKKTGQKRSCASCHGDDLSQAGKHIKTGKVIEAMAPSVNAERLTQRKKINKWFKRNCKWTVGRECTAQEKADILVFLKTL